Proteins encoded within one genomic window of Citrobacter amalonaticus Y19:
- the asd gene encoding aspartate-semialdehyde dehydrogenase, whose amino-acid sequence MKNVGFIGWRGMVGSVLMQRMVEERDFDAIRPVFFSTSQLGQAAPTFGGTSTGTLQDAFDLDALKALDIIVTCQGGDYTNEIYPKLRESGWQGYWIDAASSLRMKDDAIIILDPVNQDVITNGLNNGIKTFVGGNCTVSLMLMSLGGLFAHDLVDWVSVATYQAASGGGARHMRELLNQMGHLHSYVADELATPSSAILDIERKVTQLTRSGELPVDNFGVPLAGSLIPWIDKQLDNGQSREEWKGQAETNKILDTASVIPVDGLCVRVGALRCHSQAFTIKLKKDVSIPTVEELLAAHNPWAKVVPNDRDITMRELTPAAVTGTLTTPVGRLRKLNMGPEFLSAFTVGDQLLWGAAEPLRRMLRHLA is encoded by the coding sequence ATGAAAAATGTTGGTTTTATCGGCTGGCGCGGTATGGTCGGCTCTGTTCTCATGCAACGCATGGTTGAAGAGCGCGACTTCGACGCCATTCGCCCTGTTTTCTTTTCGACTTCCCAGCTTGGGCAGGCAGCGCCGACGTTCGGCGGTACCTCGACCGGCACACTTCAGGACGCTTTTGATCTGGACGCGCTGAAAGCGCTCGATATCATCGTGACCTGTCAGGGCGGCGATTATACCAACGAAATCTATCCAAAGCTTCGTGAAAGCGGATGGCAGGGTTACTGGATTGACGCGGCCTCTTCGCTGCGCATGAAAGATGATGCGATCATCATTCTCGACCCGGTTAACCAGGATGTCATCACCAACGGCCTGAACAATGGGATTAAAACCTTTGTTGGCGGCAACTGTACCGTCAGCCTGATGCTGATGTCGCTGGGCGGTCTGTTTGCCCACGACCTGGTGGACTGGGTGTCGGTCGCAACCTACCAGGCAGCCTCCGGCGGCGGCGCGCGCCATATGCGCGAACTGCTCAACCAGATGGGTCACCTGCATAGCTATGTGGCTGATGAACTGGCAACCCCTTCTTCCGCTATCCTTGATATCGAACGCAAAGTCACCCAACTGACCCGTAGCGGCGAACTGCCGGTGGATAACTTTGGCGTCCCGTTGGCGGGCAGTCTGATTCCGTGGATCGACAAACAGCTTGATAACGGCCAGAGCCGCGAAGAGTGGAAGGGTCAGGCGGAAACCAACAAGATCCTCGACACTGCGTCCGTCATCCCGGTAGATGGCCTGTGCGTGCGCGTCGGCGCGCTGCGCTGCCACAGTCAGGCGTTCACCATTAAGCTGAAAAAAGACGTTTCCATTCCGACCGTGGAAGAACTGCTGGCGGCTCACAATCCGTGGGCGAAAGTGGTGCCAAACGATCGGGATATTACCATGCGTGAGTTAACCCCAGCGGCCGTTACCGGTACGTTGACCACGCCGGTTGGCCGTTTGCGTAAGCTGAATATGGGGCCGGAGTTCCTGTCAGCCTTTACGGTAGGCGACCAACTGCTATGGGGGGCAGCAGAACCGCTGCGCCGCATGTTGCGCCATCTGGCGTAA
- the yhgN gene encoding NAAT family transporter YhgN translates to MNEIISAAVLLILIMDPLGNLPIFMSVLKHTEPKRRRAIMVRELFIALLLMLIFLFAGEKILAFLNLRAETVSISGGIILFLIAIKMIFPSATGNSAGLPAGEEPFIVPLAIPLVAGPTILATLMLLSHQYPNQMGHLVIALLLAWGGTFVILLQSSLFLRLLGEKGVNALERLMGLILVMMATQMFLDGIRMWMKG, encoded by the coding sequence ATGAATGAAATCATTTCTGCAGCTGTTTTATTGATCCTGATTATGGATCCGCTCGGTAACTTGCCCATTTTCATGTCCGTACTGAAACATACCGAGCCGAAACGGCGTCGGGCGATAATGGTGCGAGAGCTTTTCATTGCGCTGTTGCTGATGCTGATCTTCCTTTTTGCGGGCGAGAAAATTCTCGCATTTCTTAATTTGCGAGCCGAAACGGTTTCAATATCCGGGGGCATTATCCTGTTCCTGATCGCCATCAAAATGATTTTCCCCAGCGCCACCGGAAACAGTGCCGGACTTCCGGCGGGTGAAGAACCCTTTATTGTCCCGCTGGCGATCCCGTTAGTGGCCGGTCCAACCATTTTGGCCACGCTGATGCTGCTATCACATCAGTACCCGAATCAAATGGGGCATCTGGTGATTGCCCTGCTGTTGGCCTGGGGCGGCACCTTTGTGATCCTGTTGCAGTCGTCGCTGTTTCTACGTCTGCTGGGTGAGAAAGGGGTAAACGCATTAGAACGCCTGATGGGATTGATTCTGGTGATGATGGCGACCCAGATGTTCCTGGACGGTATTCGGATGTGGATGAAGGGATAA
- the gntU gene encoding gluconate transporter — MSTLTLVLTAVGSVLLLLFLVMKARMHAFVALMVVSIGAGLFSGMPLDKIAATMEKGMGGTLGFLAIVVALGAMFGKILHETGAVDQIAVKMLKSFGHSRAHYAIGLAGLICALPLFFEVAIVLLISVAFSMARHTGTNLVKLVIPLFAGVAAAAAFLLPGPAPMLLASQMHADFGWMILIGLCAAIPGMIIAGPLWGNFISRYVELNIPDDITEPHLGEGKMPSFGFSLSLILLPLVLVGLKTIAARFVPVGSTAYQWFEFIGHPFTAILVACLVAIYGLAMRQGMPKDKVMEICGHALQPAGIILLVIGAGGVFKQVLVDSGVGPALGEALTGMGLPIAITCFVLAAAVRIIQGSATVACLTAVGLVMPVIEQLNFSGAQMAALSICIAGGSIVVSHVNDAGFWLFGKFTGATEAQTLKTWTMMETILGTVGAIIGMIAFQLLS, encoded by the coding sequence TTGAGTACATTAACGCTTGTTTTAACAGCAGTAGGCTCCGTTCTGCTGCTGTTGTTTTTAGTGATGAAGGCGCGTATGCACGCCTTCGTTGCTTTGATGGTGGTGTCTATTGGTGCAGGTCTCTTTTCCGGTATGCCGCTCGATAAAATCGCGGCGACAATGGAAAAAGGGATGGGAGGTACGCTTGGCTTCCTGGCGATTGTGGTCGCTCTGGGGGCAATGTTCGGCAAGATTTTGCATGAAACGGGCGCGGTCGATCAGATTGCGGTCAAGATGTTGAAATCCTTCGGCCACAGTCGCGCGCACTATGCGATTGGGCTGGCGGGGCTGATCTGCGCGCTGCCGCTGTTCTTTGAAGTGGCGATTGTACTGCTGATTAGCGTCGCGTTCTCGATGGCGCGTCATACCGGTACGAATCTGGTGAAGCTGGTGATCCCGCTGTTTGCGGGCGTGGCGGCGGCCGCAGCATTTCTGCTGCCGGGGCCGGCACCGATGCTGCTCGCCTCTCAGATGCACGCCGACTTTGGCTGGATGATTCTGATTGGTCTGTGCGCCGCCATTCCGGGGATGATCATCGCCGGGCCGCTGTGGGGCAACTTTATCAGCCGCTACGTTGAACTGAATATTCCTGACGATATTACCGAACCGCACCTGGGTGAGGGCAAAATGCCGTCCTTCGGCTTCAGCCTGTCGCTGATCCTGCTGCCGCTGGTGCTGGTGGGGCTGAAAACCATCGCTGCACGCTTTGTGCCGGTCGGTTCTACGGCGTATCAGTGGTTTGAATTTATCGGTCACCCATTCACCGCGATTCTGGTGGCGTGTCTGGTGGCGATCTACGGCCTGGCAATGCGCCAGGGGATGCCGAAAGATAAGGTGATGGAGATCTGCGGTCACGCGCTGCAACCGGCGGGGATCATCCTGCTGGTGATTGGCGCAGGCGGTGTCTTCAAGCAGGTGCTGGTGGATTCCGGCGTTGGCCCGGCATTGGGTGAAGCGCTGACCGGGATGGGTTTACCGATTGCCATTACCTGCTTCGTGCTGGCGGCGGCGGTGCGTATCATTCAGGGCTCCGCGACCGTGGCCTGCTTAACGGCGGTGGGTCTGGTGATGCCGGTGATTGAACAACTGAACTTCTCCGGTGCGCAGATGGCGGCGCTGTCTATCTGCATCGCGGGCGGTTCGATCGTGGTCAGTCATGTGAACGACGCCGGTTTCTGGCTGTTCGGGAAATTCACCGGTGCGACAGAAGCACAAACCCTGAAGACCTGGACGATGATGGAAACCATCCTCGGCACCGTGGGTGCCATTATTGGGATGATTGCGTTTCAACTGTTGAGCTGA
- the gntK gene encoding gluconokinase — protein MSTTNHDHHIYVLMGVSGSGKSAVASEVAHQLHAAFLDGDFLHPRRNIEKMASGEPLNDDDRKPWLQALNDAAFAMQRTNKVSLIVCSALKKHYRDLLRDGNPNLSFIYLKGDFDVIESRLKARKGHFFKTQMLVTQFETLQEPGADENDVLVVDIDQPLEGVVASTIEVINKRQ, from the coding sequence TTGAGCACGACTAACCATGATCACCACATTTACGTTCTGATGGGCGTATCGGGCAGTGGCAAATCCGCTGTCGCCAGTGAAGTTGCGCATCAACTGCATGCCGCGTTTCTTGATGGCGATTTTCTCCATCCGCGTCGCAACATTGAGAAAATGGCCTCCGGTGAGCCACTCAATGATGACGACCGTAAACCGTGGTTGCAGGCGCTGAATGATGCGGCGTTTGCGATGCAGCGTACCAACAAGGTTTCGCTGATTGTCTGTTCCGCGCTGAAAAAACACTACCGTGACCTGCTGCGTGACGGTAACCCGAACCTCTCTTTCATCTACCTGAAAGGCGATTTCGACGTGATCGAAAGCCGTCTGAAGGCGCGTAAAGGTCATTTCTTCAAAACCCAGATGCTGGTGACGCAGTTTGAAACGCTGCAAGAACCGGGTGCTGACGAAAACGACGTACTGGTGGTGGATATCGATCAGCCACTGGAAGGTGTTGTTGCCAGCACCATCGAGGTCATTAATAAAAGGCAGTAA
- the gntR gene encoding gluconate operon transcriptional repressor GntR, translating to MKKKRPVLQDVADRVGVTKMTVSRFLRNPEQVSVALRGKIAAALDELGYIPNRAPDILSNATSRAIGVLLPSLTNQVFAEVLRGIEAVTDAHGYQTMLAHYGYKPEMEQERLESMLSWNIDGLILTERTHTPRTLKMIEVAGIPVVELMDSQSPCLDIAVGFDNFEAARQMTAAIIARGHRHIAYLGARLDERTIIKQKGYEQAMLDAGLVPYSVMVEQSSSYSSGIELIRQARREYPQLDGIFCTNDDLAVGAAFECQRLGLKIPDDMAIAGFHGHDIGQVMEPRLASVLTPRERMGSIGAERLLARIRGESVTPKMLDLGFTLSPGGSI from the coding sequence ATGAAGAAGAAAAGACCCGTACTTCAGGATGTAGCCGACCGCGTTGGCGTGACCAAAATGACGGTCAGCCGCTTTTTGCGTAATCCGGAGCAAGTTTCCGTCGCACTGCGGGGCAAGATCGCTGCTGCACTTGATGAACTGGGTTATATTCCCAATCGCGCACCTGATATCCTCTCCAACGCCACCAGCCGGGCTATTGGCGTTTTGCTGCCCTCGTTAACCAACCAGGTTTTTGCCGAAGTTTTACGCGGCATTGAGGCCGTGACGGATGCGCATGGCTATCAAACCATGCTGGCGCACTACGGTTATAAGCCGGAGATGGAGCAGGAGCGTCTGGAATCGATGCTCTCATGGAACATCGATGGGCTGATCCTGACTGAACGTACCCACACGCCGCGCACGTTGAAAATGATTGAGGTAGCGGGGATTCCGGTGGTTGAACTGATGGACAGTCAGTCGCCTTGCCTCGATATCGCTGTCGGTTTTGACAACTTTGAAGCCGCGCGTCAGATGACCGCCGCGATTATTGCACGCGGGCATCGTCATATCGCCTATCTGGGGGCACGTCTCGACGAACGTACTATCATCAAACAGAAGGGTTATGAGCAGGCGATGCTGGATGCGGGTCTGGTGCCCTACAGTGTGATGGTGGAGCAGTCTTCTTCTTATTCCTCAGGTATTGAGCTTATCCGTCAGGCGCGTCGCGAATATCCGCAACTGGACGGTATCTTCTGTACCAACGATGACCTGGCGGTGGGCGCAGCCTTTGAATGCCAGCGTTTAGGACTGAAGATCCCGGACGACATGGCGATTGCTGGTTTCCACGGCCATGATATCGGCCAGGTGATGGAGCCGCGTCTGGCCAGTGTACTGACGCCGCGTGAGCGAATGGGCAGCATTGGCGCAGAGCGTCTGCTGGCGCGCATCCGTGGAGAGAGCGTCACGCCAAAAATGTTAGATTTAGGTTTCACCTTGTCACCGGGTGGATCTATTTAA
- a CDS encoding pirin family protein → MIYLRKANDRGHANHGWLDSWHTFSFADYYDPNFMGFSALRVINDDVIDAGQGFGTHPHKDMEILTYVLEGAVEHQDSMGNKEQVPAGEFQIMSAGTGIRHSEYNPSKTDRLRLYQIWIIPEKNGITPRYEQRRFDATQGKQLVLSPDARDGSLKVYQDMELYRWALVKGEQSVHQIAAERRVWIQVVKGEVSINGTKATTSDGLAIWDEQALSIHADSDSEILLFDLPPV, encoded by the coding sequence ATGATCTACTTACGCAAAGCAAACGACCGTGGCCACGCGAATCATGGCTGGCTGGATTCCTGGCATACCTTCTCTTTTGCGGATTACTACGATCCTAACTTTATGGGCTTCTCGGCACTGCGCGTGATTAACGACGACGTGATCGACGCCGGTCAGGGTTTCGGAACCCACCCGCATAAAGACATGGAAATCCTGACCTACGTGCTGGAAGGCGCAGTAGAACACCAGGACAGCATGGGCAATAAAGAGCAGGTTCCGGCGGGTGAATTCCAGATTATGAGTGCGGGGACCGGGATCCGTCACTCTGAGTACAACCCGAGCAAAACGGATCGTCTGCGTCTGTATCAGATCTGGATCATTCCGGAAAAAAACGGCATCACGCCGCGTTATGAGCAGCGCCGTTTCGACGCCACGCAGGGCAAACAACTGGTGCTGTCGCCGGACGCTCGTGACGGTTCGTTGAAAGTGTACCAGGATATGGAGTTGTACCGCTGGGCGCTGGTGAAAGGTGAGCAGTCAGTCCATCAGATTGCCGCAGAACGCCGCGTCTGGATCCAGGTGGTAAAAGGTGAGGTGAGCATTAACGGCACTAAAGCCACCACCAGCGACGGTCTGGCGATTTGGGATGAGCAGGCACTGTCCATTCATGCCGACAGCGATAGCGAAATCCTGCTGTTTGATCTGCCTCCTGTATAA
- a CDS encoding oxidoreductase, with protein sequence MTLHCAFIGFGKSATRYHLPYVLNRKDSWHVAHIFRRHAKPEEQAPIYSHIHFTSDLDEVLNDPEVKLVVICTHADSHFDYAKRALEAGKNVLVEKPFTPTMIEAKVLFELAQSKGLTVTPYQNRRFDSCFLTAKKAIESGKLGEIVEVESHFDYYRPIAETHPGLPQDGAFYGLGVHTMDQIISLFGRPDHVSYDIRSLRNKANPDDTFEAQLFYGDVKAIVKTSHLVKIDYPKFIVHGTKGSFIKYGIDQQETSLKANIMPGEPGFAADNSVGVLEYVNDDGVTVKEEIKPETGDYGRVYDALYDTLTTGAPNYVKESDVLTNLELLERAFEQASPATISLAR encoded by the coding sequence ATGACCTTACATTGTGCATTTATTGGTTTCGGCAAGAGCGCGACTCGCTACCATCTTCCGTACGTTCTCAATCGCAAAGACAGCTGGCATGTGGCTCATATTTTTCGCCGTCACGCGAAGCCCGAAGAGCAGGCACCCATCTACTCGCACATCCATTTCACCAGCGATCTCGACGAAGTGCTCAACGACCCTGAGGTGAAACTGGTTGTCATCTGTACCCATGCGGACAGCCATTTTGACTACGCGAAACGGGCGCTGGAAGCCGGAAAGAACGTCCTGGTTGAGAAGCCATTCACCCCGACGATGATTGAAGCGAAAGTGCTGTTTGAACTGGCGCAAAGCAAAGGGCTGACGGTGACGCCATACCAGAACCGTCGCTTTGATTCCTGTTTCCTGACCGCCAAAAAGGCGATTGAAAGCGGCAAGCTCGGTGAGATTGTGGAAGTGGAAAGCCACTTCGATTACTACCGTCCGATTGCCGAAACCCACCCCGGTTTGCCACAGGACGGCGCGTTCTATGGCCTGGGCGTACACACGATGGATCAGATAATTTCGTTGTTCGGTCGCCCGGACCATGTGTCGTACGATATTCGCAGCCTGCGCAATAAAGCCAATCCGGATGACACCTTTGAGGCACAACTGTTTTACGGCGATGTAAAGGCGATTGTCAAAACCAGCCATCTGGTGAAAATCGATTATCCGAAGTTTATCGTTCACGGCACCAAAGGTTCGTTTATCAAATACGGCATTGACCAGCAGGAGACCAGCCTGAAGGCCAACATCATGCCGGGTGAACCGGGCTTTGCGGCGGATAATTCCGTTGGCGTGCTGGAGTACGTCAACGATGACGGCGTGACGGTGAAAGAAGAGATCAAACCGGAAACGGGCGACTACGGTCGTGTCTATGACGCGCTGTACGACACGCTCACCACCGGTGCGCCAAATTACGTCAAGGAATCTGACGTTCTTACCAATCTTGAACTCCTCGAACGGGCATTCGAACAGGCCTCTCCGGCCACCATCAGCCTCGCCCGATAA
- the yhhY gene encoding N-acetyltransferase, whose product MSEIVIRHAETKDYDAIRQIHAQPEVYHNTLQVPHPSSEMWQTRLAEQPGIKQLVACIDDRVVGHLCIAVAQRPRRSHVADFGICVDTQWQNRGVASALMRTMIDMCDNWLRVERIELTAFVDNAPAVAVYKKYGFEIEGTGKKYGLRNGEYVDAYFMARMK is encoded by the coding sequence ATGAGTGAGATTGTGATACGCCACGCTGAAACCAAAGATTACGACGCGATTCGTCAGATCCATGCCCAGCCGGAGGTGTATCACAACACGCTACAGGTTCCTCATCCTTCCAGCGAAATGTGGCAGACGCGACTCGCCGAACAGCCAGGCATCAAACAACTTGTCGCCTGTATTGATGACCGCGTTGTCGGACACCTGTGCATTGCCGTCGCTCAGCGTCCGCGCCGCAGTCACGTCGCCGATTTTGGTATTTGTGTCGATACACAATGGCAAAACCGTGGGGTCGCCAGCGCGTTAATGCGGACCATGATCGACATGTGCGACAACTGGCTGCGCGTCGAACGCATTGAATTAACGGCGTTTGTCGATAATGCGCCCGCCGTGGCGGTGTATAAAAAATACGGTTTTGAAATTGAAGGCACCGGCAAAAAGTACGGCCTGCGTAACGGCGAGTATGTCGATGCTTATTTTATGGCGCGGATGAAGTGA
- the ggt gene encoding gamma-glutamyltransferase, translating to MTKPTFLRRVALAALLSGSCFSVLAVPPPPPPVSYGVEEDVFHPVRAKQGMVASVDAMATKVGVDILKQGGNAVDAAVAVGYALAVTHPQAGNLGGGGFMLLRTKDGKTTAIDFREMAPANATRDMFLDDQGNPDSKKSLTSHLASGTPGTVAGFSLALEKYGTLPLNNVVRPAIKLAEEGFVVNDALADDLKTYGSEVLPNHENSKAIFWKDGEPLKKGDKLVQKNLAKSLELIAEKGPEAFYKGAIADQIAQEMQKNGGLMTKEDLAGYRAVERMPISGDYRGYQIYSMPPPSSGGIHIVQILNILENFDMKKYGFGSADAMQVMAEAEKQAYADRSEYLGDPDFVKVPWQALTNKDYAKSIAERIDINKAKPSSEIRPGKLAPYESNQTTHFSVVDKDGNAVAVTYTLNTIFGTGIVAGNTGILMNNEMDDFSAKPGVPNVYGLVGGDANAVGPKKRPLSSMSPTIVVKDGKTWLVTGSPGGSRIITTVLQMVVNSIDFGMNVAEATNAPRFHHQWLPDELRVEKGFSPDTLKLLEQKGQKVALKEAMGSTQSIMVGPDGALYGASDPRTVDDLTAGY from the coding sequence ATGACGAAACCGACGTTTTTACGCCGGGTAGCCCTTGCTGCTCTGCTCTCAGGAAGCTGTTTCAGCGTGCTCGCGGTTCCCCCTCCACCGCCTCCGGTGTCGTATGGTGTGGAAGAGGATGTGTTCCATCCCGTTCGCGCGAAGCAGGGGATGGTGGCCTCGGTGGATGCGATGGCAACGAAGGTGGGAGTGGATATTCTCAAACAGGGTGGGAACGCCGTGGATGCCGCGGTTGCCGTGGGCTATGCGCTGGCGGTGACGCATCCGCAGGCCGGGAATCTGGGCGGTGGTGGTTTTATGCTGCTGCGAACCAAAGACGGTAAGACCACGGCGATCGACTTTCGCGAAATGGCGCCAGCTAACGCCACACGCGATATGTTCCTTGACGATCAGGGTAATCCGGACAGTAAAAAATCGCTGACCTCCCATCTGGCTTCCGGCACGCCGGGCACCGTGGCCGGGTTCTCACTGGCGCTGGAAAAATATGGCACTTTGCCGCTCAACAACGTGGTGCGTCCGGCAATTAAGCTGGCTGAAGAGGGCTTTGTGGTTAACGATGCGCTGGCCGACGATCTGAAAACCTACGGCAGTGAAGTGCTGCCGAATCATGAGAACAGCAAAGCTATCTTCTGGAAGGATGGCGAACCGCTGAAAAAGGGCGACAAACTGGTACAGAAAAACCTGGCAAAAAGTCTGGAGTTGATTGCAGAAAAGGGGCCGGAGGCCTTCTATAAAGGGGCGATTGCCGACCAGATTGCGCAGGAGATGCAGAAAAACGGCGGGCTGATGACCAAAGAGGATTTGGCGGGTTACCGGGCGGTTGAGCGCATGCCAATTAGCGGCGACTATCGCGGGTATCAGATCTACTCAATGCCGCCTCCGTCCTCTGGCGGGATCCACATCGTGCAGATCCTGAATATCCTTGAAAATTTCGACATGAAGAAATACGGCTTCGGCAGTGCGGACGCCATGCAGGTGATGGCGGAAGCGGAGAAACAGGCCTACGCCGATCGTTCGGAATACCTGGGTGACCCGGATTTTGTGAAGGTGCCGTGGCAAGCGCTGACCAACAAAGATTACGCCAAATCGATTGCCGAACGGATTGATATCAACAAGGCGAAACCGTCCAGTGAAATTCGTCCTGGCAAGCTTGCGCCTTATGAGAGCAACCAGACCACGCATTTCTCGGTGGTGGATAAAGACGGTAACGCCGTGGCGGTCACCTATACCCTCAACACCATCTTCGGGACCGGCATTGTGGCGGGTAACACCGGCATTCTGATGAATAACGAGATGGATGATTTCTCCGCCAAGCCGGGCGTGCCTAACGTCTATGGTCTGGTGGGGGGCGATGCCAATGCCGTTGGACCGAAGAAACGTCCGCTGTCGTCGATGTCGCCCACCATCGTGGTAAAAGACGGTAAAACCTGGCTGGTCACCGGCAGCCCTGGCGGGAGTCGTATTATCACGACCGTGCTGCAAATGGTGGTCAACAGCATCGATTTCGGGATGAACGTGGCGGAAGCCACCAACGCGCCGCGTTTCCATCATCAATGGCTGCCGGATGAGCTGCGTGTGGAGAAAGGTTTTAGTCCGGACACCCTCAAACTGCTTGAGCAAAAAGGGCAGAAGGTCGCGCTGAAAGAGGCGATGGGCAGCACGCAAAGTATTATGGTCGGGCCGGACGGCGCGCTGTACGGCGCATCTGACCCCCGCACCGTGGACGATTTAACCGCGGGGTATTGA
- a CDS encoding DUF2756 family protein: MKRCLILAALLPFACLAQPINTLNNPNQPGYQIPSQQRMQTQMQTQQIQQKGMLNQQLKSQTQLQQQNLQTQMNNNQQRIQQGQVREQPLPNTNGGMLSGGTRQESGQQHMLPPRQNGDMLNPQQ; the protein is encoded by the coding sequence ATGAAACGATGCTTAATTTTGGCAGCGCTACTGCCGTTTGCCTGTCTCGCACAGCCGATTAACACCCTGAACAATCCGAACCAGCCGGGTTATCAGATCCCCAGCCAACAGCGGATGCAAACGCAGATGCAGACGCAGCAGATCCAGCAGAAAGGGATGTTGAATCAGCAGTTAAAATCGCAGACACAACTCCAGCAGCAAAACCTGCAAACGCAAATGAACAACAATCAGCAGCGGATCCAGCAGGGTCAGGTACGCGAACAGCCGTTACCCAATACCAACGGCGGCATGTTGAGTGGCGGTACGCGCCAGGAGAGCGGCCAGCAGCACATGCTACCGCCGCGTCAGAATGGCGATATGCTTAACCCGCAGCAGTAA
- the ugpQ gene encoding glycerophosphodiester phosphodiesterase produces MSNWPYPRIVAHRGGGKLAPENTLAAIDVGVRYGHTMIEFDAKLSKDGEIFLLHDDNLERTSNGWGVAGELNWQDLLRVDAGGWYSGEFKGEPLPLLSQVAERCRLHGLMANIEIKPTTGTGPQTGKAIALAARMLWQGMTAPLLSSFDIDALEAAQAAVAELPRGLLLDEWRDDWRELTARLACVSIHLNHALLDETRVKQLKAAGLHILVYTVNKPQRAAELLRWGVDCICTDAIDVIGPDFTAAG; encoded by the coding sequence ATGAGTAACTGGCCGTATCCCCGCATCGTCGCCCATCGCGGCGGCGGTAAACTGGCGCCGGAAAACACGCTGGCGGCGATCGACGTTGGCGTGCGCTACGGACATACCATGATCGAGTTCGACGCGAAGCTGTCGAAGGATGGGGAAATATTCCTGCTGCACGATGACAACCTTGAACGCACCAGCAACGGCTGGGGTGTGGCGGGCGAGCTCAACTGGCAGGATTTGCTGCGGGTGGATGCCGGCGGCTGGTACAGCGGCGAGTTTAAAGGCGAACCGCTCCCACTACTCTCGCAGGTGGCAGAGCGCTGTCGCCTGCATGGCCTGATGGCCAATATCGAAATTAAACCGACCACCGGAACCGGGCCTCAGACGGGAAAAGCGATTGCTCTCGCCGCGCGTATGCTGTGGCAGGGGATGACCGCACCGCTATTGTCGTCATTTGACATTGATGCGCTGGAAGCGGCGCAGGCCGCCGTGGCGGAGTTACCGCGAGGGTTGCTGCTTGACGAGTGGCGTGATGACTGGCGCGAACTGACCGCTCGCCTGGCCTGCGTGTCGATTCACCTGAATCACGCACTGCTGGATGAAACGCGGGTTAAGCAGCTTAAAGCGGCGGGGTTACATATTCTGGTGTATACCGTCAACAAACCCCAGCGCGCGGCGGAACTGCTGCGCTGGGGCGTGGACTGCATCTGTACCGATGCGATTGATGTGATTGGCCCGGACTTTACTGCTGCGGGTTAA